The proteins below are encoded in one region of Chitinophagaceae bacterium:
- a CDS encoding RagB/SusD family nutrient uptake outer membrane protein gives MKKLFIILTIFAGVTLSSCKKFLTADSPSLFTPEYVFGSETDAKKTVNSVYALFNQDAYTSRLSNNFTGNTDVEYGGVAASPDNSRRDIWSFECTPTNADLLTVWNNAYNAINRANECEKGLMEVSLAKDPTNAVYNNLLGETRALRALWYYWLMNHWGDVPFKTTPSRAGDNFYLARTGRDTILTFLINDLIDIEPKMSWAENLDYGIERINREFVIGLIARLSMMRGGYWLYPDMTMKRKDDYLTYIQLANTYAKNLVDQKPRALPEFATVFMNQNKYIKPLNSDILYEVAFHPGFGDVAWNNGIRVDGGTHPYGAGSNYLSFPLTYYHSFDTLDKRLPVTCSLIYFDKDLIQQPAGSGSIAPGKWNRMLVPSSLGPASAKGTGINWSVMRYSDVLLLLAESENEINGPTAVAQSALRKVRQRAFDASQWTDKVENYITSVSSSKQAFFNAIVNERAWEFGGECLRKYDLARWNLFSKKIAETRNALTEMGIAANSGTGAYSQLPDYLYYKRDSTTVSKNIIWFNKFTKPAVAPPIINSPAPGDNPNGYTRLSWTLSMYNSTTAGPAAFILNTWRGYTDNTGSAPLRYILPLHNSVLSSSQGVLQNQYGY, from the coding sequence ATGAAAAAATTATTCATTATACTGACAATTTTTGCGGGAGTAACGCTTTCTTCCTGTAAGAAATTTTTAACAGCCGACTCCCCGTCACTGTTCACTCCGGAGTATGTATTCGGCAGTGAAACAGATGCTAAAAAAACGGTCAACAGCGTATATGCACTCTTTAACCAGGATGCATACACTTCAAGACTTTCAAACAATTTTACAGGGAATACCGATGTTGAGTACGGAGGTGTTGCAGCTTCGCCTGATAACTCCCGCAGGGATATCTGGTCATTTGAATGCACACCGACAAATGCTGATTTGCTTACGGTATGGAACAATGCCTATAATGCAATCAACAGAGCCAATGAATGTGAAAAAGGACTGATGGAAGTATCACTGGCAAAAGACCCGACCAATGCCGTTTATAATAATCTGCTGGGTGAAACAAGAGCACTGAGAGCTTTATGGTATTACTGGCTCATGAATCATTGGGGCGATGTGCCGTTTAAAACAACACCTTCAAGAGCGGGTGATAATTTTTATTTAGCAAGGACAGGCCGGGATACAATTCTTACTTTCCTCATCAATGATTTAATTGATATTGAACCCAAAATGTCATGGGCCGAAAATCTTGATTATGGAATAGAACGGATCAACAGGGAATTTGTAATTGGTTTGATTGCACGTTTATCCATGATGCGTGGAGGTTACTGGTTATATCCTGATATGACGATGAAACGTAAAGATGATTATCTAACTTATATACAACTGGCAAATACATATGCAAAAAACCTGGTTGATCAGAAGCCCAGAGCACTTCCTGAGTTTGCCACTGTATTTATGAATCAGAACAAATATATAAAACCACTCAACAGTGATATTTTATATGAAGTGGCTTTTCATCCCGGCTTTGGAGATGTTGCCTGGAATAATGGTATCAGGGTAGATGGTGGTACACATCCTTATGGTGCCGGTTCAAATTATCTTTCTTTTCCTCTTACCTATTATCATTCCTTCGATACACTTGATAAACGTTTACCGGTAACATGCTCTCTTATCTATTTTGATAAAGATTTGATTCAGCAACCAGCTGGCTCTGGATCAATTGCACCGGGTAAATGGAACAGGATGCTGGTGCCTTCATCACTCGGTCCCGCTTCTGCAAAAGGAACAGGTATTAACTGGTCTGTAATGCGTTACTCTGATGTGTTATTGCTTCTTGCTGAAAGTGAAAATGAAATAAACGGACCAACTGCAGTAGCTCAGAGTGCGTTGCGTAAAGTTCGTCAGAGAGCTTTTGATGCATCACAGTGGACTGATAAAGTTGAGAACTATATTACATCTGTATCATCCAGTAAACAGGCGTTTTTTAATGCGATCGTAAATGAACGGGCATGGGAATTTGGCGGAGAGTGCTTACGCAAATATGATCTTGCCCGTTGGAATCTTTTCAGCAAAAAAATAGCCGAAACAAGAAATGCATTAACTGAAATGGGTATTGCTGCAAATTCAGGAACAGGAGCTTACTCGCAACTTCCCGATTATTTGTATTACAAAAGAGATTCAACAACTGTGAGCAAGAATATTATTTGGTTTAATAAGTTTACGAAACCAGCCGTGGCGCCGCCAATTATTAATTCACCGGCACCGGGCGATAACCCAAATGGTTATACAAGATTAAGCTGGACACTGTCAATGTATAACTCAACCACAGCAGGTCCGGCTGCTTTTATTCTAAACACATGGAGGGGATATACAGATAATACAGGTTCTGCACCATTGCGGTATATTTTGCCATTGCATAATTCTGTTCTGTCAAGCAGCCAGGGTGTTTTACAAAATCAGTACGGATACTAA